The Arabidopsis thaliana chromosome 5, partial sequence genomic interval CTTCAATAACCTCTGTCTCTTCTTTGATCCTAACACCAATCGCTTTACGAAAAGACTGAGTCAAAGCTTCTGTCTTTGACATCTCTAATGAGAAAATTTCACTTCCTGCAATCATCGCAAAAGGAGTTTCCAAGCCAAGAGATTTCGCCATACCCATTGCAATCGCTGTCTTACCCGTTCCGGGTTGACCCGCTATTAGAATAGCCCGACCCGCGATTTTCCCTTCTCTAATCATCTGAAGGATTACACCGGCGGCTTTACGCGCCTTCACTTGACCGACCATACCTTCGGAAACAGCTCGCGGCTCGAGGGCAGAGTCGAGACCTAGTCCTCTGATGTGTGAGTGTGCGCCGATTCGCTCGACTCTGGTTAAGTCCCGACTCTCTGATAGCTTTAGTTCCGCCATATTCGATTATCGTCTTCGTGCGATTGAGGCGGAGGGAGAAGAGCAAAAAgttaaggttttagggtttagagaaAAGCTACACAATGGCAATGACGATGTAAGAGTTAAATCCTCTTAACAAGGGCATAAAAGGAACTCACAAATCTTATAGACGagaattataaatttagtaatataCCCTTGAATTATTAAAGATGAAGTAATTAACTCTTAGATAAAGGTCTGTGATAATTTGAACCCTAATTAGGAATTTCAGGGATTGCATTGGATCCATCCTGGATATTCTTAGAACTCTCTTTGGCCAGTTTCTTAgcatttcttctcttcttgacTTTTCTCGTCTTATCATTGTCACCGATTAGTcctaccaaacaaaaaataaagagtcAGACGCGTAATGTAATTAATACACAAAAGAGAACGTTTGAGTAATTTGCACAGGACCAACAATGAGACAACAACTTGATGAGCTAGTAGATTTTGATTAAAGTCAAACCCTTGATCTGAATACGTACATGTGTTATGAAATCTAGTTAGATAAAGTACGAATTTTTCCCAAAAGATTTGAAACTAAGGATATCGTCAAAAAAGTCAAAAGCTGTGTGtaccttctttcttctcttggGCATTTGGTCGAACAAGTTGTGAGCATATGTTGCTAATGCTCCCATCAACCTCTTCTTCGCCACCgtcagaatcttcttcttcaacattgcTCCCACAAGCATCTCCGACACTTCTTTCATCATGGGTCTGAAGCATTTCAGTCGGAAGTAAAGGTCCGATGACTTTCTTCCGTCGAGCTGCTTCCTCTTTGAGCATCTTCTTCCTTAACCTCTTTCTCTGCGCTCGACTCTGTTTCTCTGCAATCCCCAATTCGTCTCCgatttctttgtcttctccgtGATTAGATGAATCGATTTTCAAGTAATCCTCtgaataataaacaaatttgaatGTGACTTCCAAAGTGTAAATAACTTGTTAAGATTACATTAATCGTACCTGGGTTTATGAGTGACACATCGAATGGTTCGTTATCAACAACCTCCACCTGAAACAATGGCGGGAACATTTATCGATTCATAACCCAATCGAGAACTAACAAATTGACACAAATAGAGATTGAGAAAATACCGGAGGCGGAGAataggaaggagaagaaggtggCGATGAAGGAGGATACAGTGTTTGAAGAAGAGCTTCGTGAAATTCTCGACGCTTTTCTTCTCGCCGTCGCATCGTCGGCACTTGGCAGCGAAATCTCCGTCTAATTCATAAGAtgtgtaacttttttttttttttttgttcattatgTCCCTAAACTTTAGTGGTAACTGTATTACTACtcccaatttttttgatatagtATTGCACCCACACAAGTCAAAGAGTTCACGTCAAATGtaactaaaactttttttttccttctttctttaataaacacattttaaaaaaaaacacattcttATTCCATGATTGCAGGAAAAGTCGGATTCACGAATAGATCTTGCTAAAACGTCAAAACTTGACGAAGAAGCAATAAATGATAAGATCGAGATCGATTCTAAGGGATCGATATCGACAAGGTTTTGCAAGTCCTCCTTACAGGGCTTGAACACAAGCTCTTAGGGTTAGGAGTCCTTTTTTATAGGCTTTACACAAAACACtctttaaaactctttaatcaataatcaaaactAATTACAATACTAAATTACGTCTTTTCaaataagagaaagataaaaaaaaaaactaacataaAAGAGAAGCAAACGAATACAAGTACTAAAAGGCTAAATAAACATGAAGCCcatgagaaacaaaacccaaacaaCGAGCCAGCCCAAACGGGACGAACAACACGTTCGTCTTTGAGATACGCTGCATCAGCCCTTCTGGGTTAGAAAGATTCGACCCAAATCTGAAATCTTTGAAGACATCCTTTGTCCACCAATTCATAATACTTTCTCTTAAGAACTTTATGGCGTTTCCTTTTCAGCCTCAAGAGCGACTTGCTAAAGCTTCCTCCATATAAAAACTTTGTTAAATGAATTCCAAGATTCCTTGAACACATGTGACCAAGATATCCTCTGTCTTTTTGGATAAACTCATCACCTCGCAGATCTTTCCTCTCCATTTAATTGTTGCCTGCATATCCAAGCTGAAATCAAGTAACTTTCACATGAACACAACATTGACTGCATTCATGTTCACATGTCAAGAGCTTGCTTGTTGTGTAAGCAACGTCACTCCAACACATAAATATTGTGGACATGTAACAGAAATCCGATTGTGGGTTACGAACAGTTCTGTTTACCCATTTAGAAGCTCCACTCAATGCTGACTTGATGTTGACAAGATCCTGGTGGTGGTGCAAAATGTGGACCTTTGACAAGTCACCGACAAAAGGTACGGCGTCGAAAGAACTCATTACAACCAAAAAGCGACTGTTCTCGTGAATAGTATGATTTCCGAAAAGTCCACAAGTGTTGATCTCGTTACAATTCAACACATTATCCTTCCACCTAAGACATGTTGCGACCCCAACGTAGAACCCCAAGTGTTTGATAAAcacatcttctcttctctttttagaAGCcacaaatgaaaaagtatCCCACAGCAgccaaaaaaatgtagaagTCTCCCAGCCAACAAAGCCACTTTCCAATAAAGATTCAAATGGAGGCACCAGATGTTGAGCaaaatagacaaaacaaaaagcattTTAGACTCTCACTATCTGCACTTCACCAAAGTCCATTGAAACGCCCATATAAGACATCAAAACATGGACGAGAAAACACACTTCACTCTGTTCTTATGATTCCCTCTGTTCACAAAAAGATTTTCTAGAATGGAGAGATCAAGTAGGCGGTGATGGTGTAACTTCGTCATATCCGGCATGGCTCCACAGATTAGTACAACATCTTTAGACTTATTTATAGCTTGCCGAAAGAAgtgaggatgaagaagaactaGCTTCATATGGGGAAGACGATGCTCATGAAACTGGTTTGTTGTCGCTTACACCGTAAACTGTCCGTAGAGTGTGTATTGATAAGCAAAAACTTCTTTAGCCTTTTATCTTGCGAGAAGAGATAACCTCACAACTTGGCTATGCGgagaaacataaaacaatgTCAATGGTGGTGGGAGTAGCAGCTACTAAACACCAACTCTATCTTTATGTGATCAAAGATAAAGTTGCACATGTTACTCGGCCCACTATTTGGGCCACAATAAGGCCCACAACAAGACAAACAACAACTCAACAATACTGGGCCAAGAAGATAAAAGCCCAAGCGTAGAGCCCATCAGCAGTACACTATTTTCCCCTCCCGCGCATCCAACAACTGaaatacttttcttcttttacaagCTTCATCCGTATTGAGAAGGAGACACATGGAATTGGTGGCCACATAAGACACCCACGTAATCTCACGTGATAATAACGTCATAACTATGTTATTGTGAACAAATAAACCCACCACACATTTCTTCTCTAAAATCAAAGCTCcaaatataaagaagaaagcaatgTGATTTATGATATTTACGTCTTCGTCGGAGATGTCACGTTGGAGCCAAGATGGAATTTGCAGTatgatttcttcttccaaaccCCAATTCAAAAACTCTGTTATTGACTGGCACATCTTTTTTTCATCCTCTTTTTGATTTCTCTCGTAACTCACATGCAGATCTGCTCACATGGAAATCTTCTCTTATCAATCTCCAATGACGAAAAGGTACAAGaatttttgatttctcaagCAATTTAACTTCAATtatctctttgtcttcttcgtaAGAATCATCATAACAATGAGTTTTCTCATTAGAGATATAAGAAACCAGAGTACCATAGAGCTTGTTGCAGAGATCAACCTTACcgtcaaaaaccaaaatctcacTTCGACCACGATCTGGAGGTTCGTCATTGACATTCCATTGACGATTTGCAAGAGAAATAgaataattgtatttttcctTGTACATAAATGAAACTTCCTCCTTCTCGTCAAGATTGTTGATGACTAGTTCATGGTTAATATGTGATTCCACTTCTTGATTCCCGATGAAATATGCGTCTTTGACGTCTTCATCACACCAGAGCAAAGACATCGGAAACGAAATCTATGGGTTTGATATTATCAATCGGCATGTTAACTTTGACATCATATATTAAATCCCCATTGGAGAGGGACTCCGATgtagataaattaatatcaagCTTTTTGGCATCAAAGTCACTATCTTCCTCTTGAATTTGATCATGTTCATCAGGATCTGCAACATCAGCGTCATCGTCCGTGTCGTTGGGGTTTATTAAACCATCGTCGCCTTCAACATCGACAACACTGTCACTGACTTCCTTGACATCGAAGAGTGGTTCTATAGTAGATAATTTATCACCATATATATCATTGACGGCTACCTCAAGAAAATGCTTTATGTAGATAGATAACTCATCCTCATTAATACCATGGACGGACTTAGCAACAAAGTCCTTGTCTTGAACGTGACCATCTGATCATAAGCAGGCTTCTCCACGAAGTTGTTGACTTGAACGTGACAATTCTTCGTGAAATCATCCCCAAATCGGGCTCTTTGTTTTAATTCTTCAAACGATTAGACACCAAACTCGTATAATGAGGAGGTGAAAAAGTTTTGCATAGCTTCTCCTTAAGTTTATCCCATGATTTAATAGGATTCTTgccttgtttgttttctgtacTTGTTGCCACCATGATGCGGCTTGCCCTCGAAATTACTTAACTACAAGCGAAACAAATAGATCATCCGAAACGTTTTGAAACTCCCAAATTTCTTCAATCTCCACAAGCCAATCTAGTAACGAATCACTAGAGATTCCACCATGGAGGTTGGGAATACGAAACTTATAATTGGTCTCCCAtctcatgtttttttaaagacaTCGGTGAAAGAGAATCAAACCACGAGGAACGAGATGAATCTGATACCAACTGGTATCAGAGAGTGGATGATGTACGTAATGATAGATGTGTATGTGTAGGGTTATTATGTGTCTGTGTGGTGATAATATTAATGATGTAATAGATGtatgattagggtttttattaTGTGTGAGTTAGatgtgtatgtatatggtGAGAGGATGGATGCAATAGATGTATGTGTAGggttatattttgtttgtgtgtgttagGTAGATGGATGTATAGGATGCAAACATAGCGTCAAGCgacaaatgataaaaatagCTAACCAACCCCAGTGCAAATGCAAAACGTAAAAGCTATATAGCTAAAATGCATCATACCACAACCATAATTATGAAACCTAAATCGAAACATTTAGGCAAAACTCTAGTCGAAGCATGCAAAACACACACTCTAGTCGAAGAATTTAGGCAAAACTCACACGCcagttttagggtttagtcGAAATGTCGAATCACTTAGACAAAACTCATAAATTAGTCAAAGCACTTATgcatcaaattcaaattgtcGAACGCGCAACACTTATGCAAACTCACAAAAATGGACTCACATGTTAGTCGAAGCACTTATGCAACACTTTATTCTAAACTAGAGCCGTCCCTATGATTTACAAGGctataagaaaagaacaaaagtagGTCACTTTATACATGTTTAttgtaaaaaagaattacTTTACACGTATTCATAATAATAGAAATAAGGTAGAGTGACAATTCTTTCTAATGTTCATTTGAAATAAAGTTCAAGTTATTTCTAATGgaaatttaaacttaaaaaataaaaataaaataaagtagaGTGAACCTAACATTTTGGAAGATTTGAATTTGAGATGTATGAGAACTAACTCATCTCCGACCCGACCACTTAACcacaaaacaatttcaaaattatgaagcagcaaaacataattatatgaTAATCGGCCGCAAGCATGGGCTTGACCCGCTTGTGCTCACGGCCGGCTCTGGTCTAAACACTTACGTCACGTTTGAACAAACACATAGTTGAGACTCTTATGCAAACTCACATGTTAGAAACACTTATACAAGACACTTTATGCAAACTCATAAACCCTacggtttagagtttagggtttaggg includes:
- a CDS encoding uncharacterized protein (unknown protein; Has 1807 Blast hits to 1807 proteins in 277 species: Archae - 0; Bacteria - 0; Metazoa - 736; Fungi - 347; Plants - 385; Viruses - 0; Other Eukaryotes - 339 (source: NCBI BLink).); translated protein: MRRREEKRREFHEALLQTLYPPSSPPSSPSYSPPPVEVVDNEPFDVSLINPEDYLKIDSSNHGEDKEIGDELGIAEKQSRAQRKRLRKKMLKEEAARRKKVIGPLLPTEMLQTHDERSVGDACGSNVEEEDSDGGEEEVDGSISNICSQLVRPNAQEKKEGLIGDNDKTRKVKKRRNAKKLAKESSKNIQDGSNAIPEIPN